From the genome of Vitis riparia cultivar Riparia Gloire de Montpellier isolate 1030 chromosome 11, EGFV_Vit.rip_1.0, whole genome shotgun sequence:
TTAGTAGCTCCAAAGACCAAGTATCAAAGTCTGTATTCCTTCACTAGCCAATTTCAATATGTTGAATTTTGTGTGCATGGGTTCTGGTTTTTcctaagtgatttttcatactAGTTCTTTTATGCTAGCTTCAGCAATGTATGAGAAGGTGTGTGTGCCCCAATCATGTCAACACACAAACACATTTGGTGGGATGTCCATACCCCAAGCATCTCCATTTGGAGAGGCACTGTCTGGAGCTGGGTCGCATCTCTTGAAAACTGAACTGGGTGCTTGTGGTGAGAGGATATTAGGCTCTGGCTCTGCATATATGCAAACCAATGTAAGACACTTTCTTATTCATCTCCCATGAAGATTGGATGCCTTCTGATATGTCTGAAGTCTGGGAAACTTTTGAATGTCAAATATCATACTTTTTCCACCAACTTCAACTGAATTCTTCCTTCAGAATACCAATATTTAtggtttttctcttcctttctccTAAAACCCCAGTTGCACCTACCTAGTATTTTGTGTTACTTTttgattgaatttatttttcagaggTAAAATGGTTGATGAAAACTTTGCTACTGCCTGTTACCAGTTGTTGAACACTAATATTGAATTTGTAACAGATTGGCAGGTATTTCTCAAACCCCCATTACTATTTTCAGGTGAATGATGAGTACgtgaaaaacaaattgaaagtCATCCTCTTCCCATTTCTACACAGAGTATGTAACAACTGAGCTTGAATcgtgctatttttttttttcttcaattcagTTGTTATAAGCTTTTATTTTTGGGGTTCCATGCTACTACAATTGCTTGCTCACACATGTCCAGGGGCATTGGATGAGAACAAATGAGGCATCAGGGGGTGAATTCTCCTTCAAACCTccaatatatgatataaatgcACCAGACTTGTACATCCCTTTGATGGCATTTGGCACCTACTTAGTTCTTGCTGGCTTTTTTTTGGGCATCAATGGGAAGTAAGTCTAATTTAGTTTAAAAGCATGGAGATTCTTTATAGTCTTATAGAGAGTAACCCTGAAATTGTCTTTTCATGCTTTTGAGACAAATTTGTAGGTTTAGCCCGGAAGCTTTGGGAATGCAATTTTCTGATGGGCTTTTGGGTTGGTTTTTGGAAGTCCTCCTCCTTGAAGCTACATTACACTCCTTAGGAGGGGGAGATGTACCGATCCTGGATGTAGTTGCCTATGGTGGATATACTTTCACACCCTTATCCGTGGTCCTGCTGGCTAAAATTGTGTCAAGTTACTGTTTTTATGCTGTCACGTTATGGGGGTGCTTCTGTACTGGAGTGTTCTTGGTGAAGACCATCAAGAGGATTTTGATTGCTGAGGTTACAAGTTATGAGAAGAACTCGAGCAAGCGAAACTACCTCTTGCTTTTAGTGGCCATGACTCAGATGCCTCTCCTATTTTGGCTTGGAAATATTCGAGTCTAAGCTTTACTAAGCCTATGAACCCTATTCAAAATGTTTAGCATCCTGGTGTGGAATTTCAAACCAGAACACCAATTGCATATTTGATACTATAGCAAGCAGGCTGGCCTGCTAGACTGCTAGCCTTTGGTCCTGGCTTTACCAAAAATCAGGTGTTCCATTTAGGATTATTcttctcttcaagagacaatttccaATTGCTATGTTCACATATtgttataaatttgaaaatatttcatccTTCTGCGTGCAATTTGggagaatttaaatttttgaacaaatgaaaataacttaatgtCACAGCGCATGCAGCTGATTCGCCTTCATCATTATCAAAATAACCAAGTCATAACAGCAACACAGAAATGTAGCACAAGCAGAGATATAGTGTGACAAAGGATAACAACCCAATTACAAACTCAACCTGCAAACCACACTCTTATTTCAGAAGCGTCTTCACAATGGATTTCACGTTCAGTTTCTTCAGGTCTGTATATGACTGCCCACATCCAACGAACATCACTGGTGCTCCTGATATATACACCATCGACAGTGCTGCTCCAACCTACAATACCCCAATTCCAGTTATACCACCCCGGTATGCAAGTCATGATCAACATAAGTTGAAATGTGTATATCAAAATTGTTTGATTTCAAGATTCCTTCCAATTCATGGGGGTTGCCTACCTTATCATCAATTGTATCAAACTTAGTGAGCAGGATTCCATCTATCAATTGAGaatttggtgaggttgagagaTCAGCTAATTTCTGCAGAACACCATGTTGCTTAGTAAACTCAAAGTTTTGAGAGGCAAAAATGACATAATAGGACAATAATGGATCAAAGCCTGAATATCAACAGTTACCTGATTGAATTTTGATAGCTGATCCACAGCATCATTCCCAACCAGTGCCTCTCCAACAAACAGGACCAGGTCTGGATTGTTGAGGTTGACTAGTTTTGAAAGTGCTCGCATCAAAGGTTCATTATCCTGCATTCGACAAGCACAAAACACATTTGAACACCCACTGACATTAAAGATAATGTTCAAGGCAAATCTGTAGCCCTAATCAATAAACATTTAGGGTGCATTTGATACGCAAGGATGAGAATGGGAGTAGGAATTTGAATGGAAGGGATAAATCAACATCTCCAGACAAGTGCATTTCAATTTCCATGGCAATgattttttgttcatattctcatttccaataaataattcaaacacAGTAATGAATTAGTTTCCTATTCTCATTCCCTATTCCAGCAGGCAAATTTATATCCTTAATCTATAAAACATTTATGAATAGGTC
Proteins encoded in this window:
- the LOC117925253 gene encoding protein YIF1B-like — translated: MLASAMYEKVCVPQSCQHTNTFGGMSIPQASPFGEALSGAGSHLLKTELGACGERILGSGSAYMQTNIGRYFSNPHYYFQVNDEYVKNKLKVILFPFLHRGHWMRTNEASGGEFSFKPPIYDINAPDLYIPLMAFGTYLVLAGFFLGINGKFSPEALGMQFSDGLLGWFLEVLLLEATLHSLGGGDVPILDVVAYGGYTFTPLSVVLLAKIVSSYCFYAVTLWGCFCTGVFLVKTIKRILIAEVTSYEKNSSKRNYLLLLVAMTQMPLLFWLGNIRV